In Glycine max cultivar Williams 82 chromosome 7, Glycine_max_v4.0, whole genome shotgun sequence, a single window of DNA contains:
- the LOC100799260 gene encoding serine/threonine-protein kinase BSK3: MGIQCSRLIPCCVDSQVKASVIETPDAEIEDSSEVSNWPTFREYTLEQLKNATSGFAVENIVSEHGEKAPNVVYKGKLENQMRIAVKRFNRNAWPDARQFLEEARSVGQLRNQRLANLLGCCCEGEERLLVAEYMPNETLAKHLFHWETQPMKWAMRLRVVLHLAQALEYCTSKGRALYHDLNAYRVLFDEDGNPRLSSFGLMKNSRDGKSYSTNLAFTPPEYLRTGRVTPESVIYSFGTLLLDLLSGKHIPPSHALDVIRGRNLQMLTDSCLEGQFSDDDGTELVRLASRCLQYEPRERPNPKSLVVALAPLQKETEVPSHVLMGIQHSTTFASLSPLGEACSRKDLTAIQEVLESIGYKDDEGVANELSFHMWTDQMQDTLNCKKKGDVAFRQKDFRLAIECYSQFIDAGTMVSPTVYARRSLCYLISDMPQESLNDAIQAQIVSPVWHIASYLQSVALTGLGMENEAQAALKEGTTMESKRNATPKQK, encoded by the exons ATGGGTATTCAGTGCTCCAGACTCATCCCGTGCTGTGTGGATTCACAAGTTAAGGCCTCTGTTATTGAAACTCCAGATGCTG AAATTGAGGATAGTAGTGAGGTCAGTAACTGGCCTACATTTCGTGAATATACACTTGAGCAACTCAAGAATGCTACATCTGGTTTTGCTGTTGAGAACATTGTATCTGAACATGGAGAGAAGGCTCCAAATGTTGTTTATAAAGGAAAGCTGGAGAATCAAATGAGGATTGCTGTTAAGCGGTTTAATAGGAATGCTTGGCCAGATGCTCGGCAGTTTTTG GAGGAAGCAAGATCAGTTGGTCAGCTTCGTAACCAAAGGTTGGCAAATTTGCTTGGTTGTTGCTGTGAAGGAGAGGAGAGGTTGCTTGTGGCAGAATATATGCCCAATGAAACACTTGCAAAGCACCTTTTTCATT GGGAAACACAACCCATGAAATGGGCAATGCGACTAAGAGTTGTTCTACATCTTGCACAAGCTCTAGAATACTGCACAAGCAAAGGGCGTGCTCTCTATCATGACCTCAATGCATATAGAGTTCTTTTTGATGAG GATGGTAATCCTAGGCTTTCAAGTTTTGGTCTTATGAAAAATAGCAGGGATGGGAAAAGTTATAGCACAAATTTGGCATTTACCCCTCCAGAGTATCTTAGAACTG GGAGAGTGACACCAGAAAGTGTAATATATAGCTTTGGAACCCTTTTGCTTGACCTTCTCAGTGGGAAGCATATCCCCCCAAGTCAT GCCCTTGATGTGATTCGTGGAAGAAATCTTCAGATGCTGACAGATTCTTGTTTGGAAGGACAATTTTCAGATGACGATGGAACTGAGTTAGTACGCTTGGCATCTAGATGTTTACAGTATGAACCTAGAGAACGGCCTAATCCAAAATCATTGGTAGTTGCTTTGGCTCCTCTTCAGAAGGAAACAGAG GTTCCTTCACATGTCTTGATGGGCATCCAGCATAGTACTACTTTTGCTTCATTATCTCCACTTGGTGAAGCATGCTCAAGAAAAGACTTGACTGCCATACAAGAAGTTCTGGAAAGTATTGGCTATAAAGATGACGAAGGAGTGGCAAATGAG TTATCATTTCACATGTGGACTGATCAAATGCAGGACACATTAAATTGCAAGAAAAAGGGAGATGTTGCTTTCCGGCAGAAAGATTTTAGACTGGCAATTGAGTGCTACTCGCAG TTCATAGATGCTGGAACAATGGTTTCTCCAACAGTCTATGCACGGCGCAGTTTGTGTTATCTCATAAGTGACATGCCTCAGGAATCTCTGAACGATGCAATACAGGCACAAATCGTTTCCCCGGTATGGCACATAGCATCTTATCTTCAATCTGTTGCCCTCACAGGACTTGGGATGGAGAATGAAGCTCAGGCAGCACTAAAAGAGGGCACAACAATGGAATCCAAGCGGAATGCAACTCCCaagcaaaaatga
- the LOC100786393 gene encoding riboflavin biosynthesis protein PYRD, chloroplastic, whose protein sequence is MQAQCPSLPDCTLQVPRFSISATPPNFASFLSPSKVAIKLSCGIHKPICRSRCDGLRVQCAGSNGENDDDDGFYIRRCVELARKAVGFTSPNPLVGCVIVKDGKVVGQGFHPKAGQPHAEVFALRDAGDLAQSATAYVSLEPCNHFGRTPPCTEALIKAKVKKVVVGMVDPNPIVAFKGVERLRDAGIEVVVGVEEELCKSLNEPYIHRMLTGKPFLTLRYSLSVNGNFMDLLGDGVTDCGGYYSRLLQEYDAVVISSSLFSENLSVPASQEPGANQPIRIILHKDPSSSNQIPLAINGVTHKVIIFTDNKTVTAPEVAQQGIETVALDQINLDVILDYCNRQGLCSVLLDIRGSFGEFEDLVKEGIKKNYINKFVTEILPVWNGHTEPDPLHTLKSLEQGAEVVNLKSKASDKSVVIEGYFKL, encoded by the exons ATGCAAGCACAGTGTCCGTCACTCCCAGATTGCACTCTTCAAGTGCCCAGATTCTCAATCAGTGCCACTCCTCCaaattttgcatcttttctgagcCCCTCCAAGGTTGCAATCAAATTGAGTTGTGGGATTCACAAACCAATTTGTAGGAGTAGGTGTGATGGTTTAAGGGTGCAGTGTGCTGGTTCCAATGGAGAAAATGATGACGATGATGGGTTTTACATCAGAAGATGTGTTGAGCTTGCAAGAAAGGCTGTTGGGTTCACCAGCCCCAATCCATTGGTGGGCTGTGTTATTGTAAAGGATGGCAAAGTTGTTGGTCAAGGCTTCCACCCTAAAGCAGGCCAACCTCATGCCGAG GTGTTTGCTCTGAGAGATGCTGGTGACTTGGCGCAAAGTGCGACGGCTTATGTCAGCTTGGAGCCTTGTAATCATTTTGGCAGGACTCCACCTTGCACTGAAGCTCTAATTAAAGCCAAAGTGAAAAAGGTTGTTGTTGGGATGGTGGATCCAAATCCCATAGTTGCCTTCAAAGGGGTGGAAAGATTGAGAGATGCTGGAATTGAAGTTGTTGTGGGTGTAGAGGAAGAGCTCTGCAAGAGCCTCAATGAGCCCTATATTCATCGCATGTTGACCGGAAAGCCTTTCCTTACTTTGCG ATATTCTCTTTCTGTCAATGGAAACTTTATGGACTTACTTGGGGATGGAGTTACAGACTGTGGTGGATACTACTCAAGGTTATTACAAGAATATGATGCAGTGGTAATCTCTTCTTCCTTATTCAGTGAAAATTTGTCAGTGCCTGCATCTCAAGAACCTGGAGCCAACCAACCAATTCGGATTATATTACATAAAGATCCTAGTTCTTCAAATCAAATTCCACTAGCCATCAATGGCGTTACTCACAAAGTGATAATTTTTACAGACAATAAAACAGTAACAGCTCCTGAAGTGGCTCAACAAGGAATTGAAACTGTAGCTCTGGATCAAATAAATCTGGATGTGATCTTGGATTATTGTAATCGTCAAGGATTATGCAGTGTTCTGTTAGATATTAGGGGGAGTTTTGGTGAGTTTGAAGATCTTGTCAAGGAGGGTATCAAGAAgaattatattaacaaatttGTCACAGAAATTTTGCCAGTTTGGAACGGACATACTGAGCCAGATCCTCTACACACATTGAAGAGCTTAGAGCAAGGAGCAGAAGTGGTAAATTTGAAGTCGAAGGCCTCAGATAAGAGTGTTGTGATTGAGGGATATTTTAAACTTTAG
- the LOC100786921 gene encoding UPF0187 protein At3g61320, chloroplastic has protein sequence MYQKPRTQLKPTSLSSLFTPKCLLNQKLLLLPSWKPNKTYKPLTILASFPPGPTSGPAQTLISLLRSIPDWADAVQERGMQKKRALYTHQNWRDHRSSLRHLRHVFSSLSSRVILSLVPPVLFFTAFAATIAAYNEALLLHLLPDFLPLLRASSLPYQLTAPALALLLVFRTEASYSRFVEGKKAWTIVIAGTHDFARQVAAVVVDDDGGNFAIKHALLHYIIAFPIALKCHVLYGSDVRSDLQHLLEVDDLAVVMNSKHRPRCIIEFISQSIRLLKLEESRRNALESKMTCFHEGIGICDQLMGIPIPLAYTRLTSRFLVLWHLTLPIILWDDCHWIVVPATFISAASLFCIEEVGVLIEEPFATLALDDLCQKAQKDIREAIATGNLIHARLVAKQNSHSEEHSPNGWPNS, from the exons ATGTACCAAAAACCCAGAACTCAACTCAAACCCacatctctctcttctctcttcaccCCAAAATGCCTTCTCAATCAGAAACTCCTTCTCCTCCCATCCTGGAAGCCCAACAAAACCTACAAGCCCCTCACCATCTTGGCCTCCTTCCCTCCCGGGCCCACCTCCGGCCCGGCCCAAACCCTAATCTCGCTCCTCCGCTCCATCCCGGACTGGGCCGACGCCGTGCAGGAGCGCGGCATGCAGAAGAAGCGCGCCCTCTACACCCACCAGAACTGGCGCGACCACCGCAGCTCCCTCCGCCACCTCCGCCACGTCTTCTCCAGCCTCTCCTCCCGCGTCATCCTCTCCCTCGTCCCTCCCGTTCTCTTCTTCACCGCCTTCGCCGCCACCATCGCCGCCTACAACGAGGCCCTCCTCCTCCACCTCCTCCCGGACTTCCTCCCCCTCCTCCGCGCCTCCTCCCTCCCCTACCAGCTCACCGCCCCGGCCCTCGCCCTCCTCCTCGTCTTCCGCACCGAGGCCTCCTACTCCCGCTTCGTCGAGGGGAAAAAGGCCTGGACCATCGTCATCGCCGGAACCCACGATTTCGCCAGACAAGTTGCCGCCGTCGTCGTCGACGACGACGGCGGCAACTTCGCCATCAAGCACGCGCTCTTACACTACATCATTGCCTTCCCCATTGCGCTTAAG TGCCACGTGCTGTATGGTTCGGATGTTAGGAGTGATCTTCAGCATTTGCTAGAAGTGGATGATCTGGCGGTGGTCATGAATTCGAAGCACCGGCCTCGCTGCATTATTGAGTTTATATCGCAGAGCATCCGTTTACTGAAATTGGAGGAGTCTAGAAGAAATGCCCTG GAATCAAAGATGACTTGTTTCCATGAAGGTATTGGCATATGTGACCAACTTATGGGTATTCCCATTCCATTGGCATATACTCGGTTGACCTCTAGGTTTCTTGTCTTGTGGCATTTGACACTCCCTATCATACTTTGGGATGATTGCCATTGGATTGTGGTTCCTGCTACCTTTATTAGCGCCGCCTCTTTGTTTTGCATTGAAGAA GTTGGAGTTCTCATAGAGGAGCCGTTTGCAACACTTGCACTTGATGATCTCTGCCAAAAGGCACAGAAAGATATCCGAGAAGCAATTGCTACCGGAAATTTAATTCATGCACGCCTTGTTGCAAAGCAAAATAGCCACTCTGAAGAGCATTCACCGAATGGCTGGCCTAACTCCTAG